One Leifsonia shinshuensis DNA window includes the following coding sequences:
- a CDS encoding long-chain-fatty-acid--CoA ligase, translating to MSGYSDRPWVSAYAPDVPADIELPEGSLAHLIDGSVATYGKHVALEFFGATTTYAELGDQIARAAEGLRKRGVRKGDRVALVLPNCPQHVVAFYAALRLGAVVVEHNPLYTPRELRHQFEDHGATVAIVWDKVVPMVQDLPADLGVSTVIAVDITRGMPATKRFALRLPVPAARKAREQLTAKVSGAVTWESLVSSRRLKASVPRPERDDLALIQYTSGTTGRPKGVMLSHLNLAVNAAQARAWVPTIERGASVVYAVLPLFHAYGLTLCLTFAMSMGARLVLFPKFDPDLVLDVVKKRPATFLPAVPPIYERLVQAAEKRKVSLSGIDIAISGAMSLPQSIVDLWESKTGGYLVEGYGLSECSPVLMANPVGATRKAGTVGLPLPGTELRVADPEDPSVDRAFGEEGELLARGPQVFSGYWRNADESAKVLTADGWFRTGDIVTMDEDGFVRIVDRIKELIVTGGFNVSPTEVEDALRSFEGVADVAVVGLPHRRGGEDVVAAVVMEPGASFDEAAIRAYGRDCLTAYKVPKHVVQVDELPRSIVGKVIRRKVRDQLVAQQEAAGA from the coding sequence GTGAGTGGTTACAGCGATCGCCCCTGGGTCTCCGCCTACGCGCCGGACGTCCCCGCCGACATCGAGCTGCCGGAGGGCTCCCTTGCCCACCTGATCGACGGCTCGGTCGCGACCTACGGCAAGCACGTCGCCCTGGAGTTCTTCGGTGCGACGACGACCTACGCGGAGCTCGGCGACCAGATCGCGCGCGCCGCGGAGGGTCTGCGCAAGCGCGGCGTCCGCAAGGGCGACCGGGTCGCGCTCGTGCTGCCGAACTGCCCGCAGCACGTCGTCGCGTTCTACGCAGCGTTGCGGCTGGGCGCGGTCGTGGTGGAGCACAACCCGCTCTACACGCCGCGCGAGCTGCGCCACCAGTTCGAGGACCACGGCGCGACCGTGGCGATCGTCTGGGACAAGGTCGTGCCGATGGTGCAGGACCTGCCGGCCGACCTCGGCGTCTCGACGGTCATCGCGGTCGACATCACGCGCGGGATGCCCGCGACCAAGCGCTTCGCGCTGCGTCTGCCGGTCCCCGCCGCCCGCAAAGCGCGCGAGCAGCTGACCGCGAAGGTGTCCGGCGCCGTCACGTGGGAGTCGCTGGTGTCCTCCCGCCGGCTGAAGGCCTCCGTGCCGCGGCCGGAACGCGACGACCTCGCGCTCATCCAGTACACGAGCGGGACCACGGGGCGGCCGAAAGGCGTCATGCTCAGCCACCTCAACCTCGCGGTCAACGCGGCGCAAGCGCGCGCGTGGGTTCCCACGATCGAGCGCGGCGCGTCCGTGGTGTACGCGGTCCTGCCGCTGTTCCACGCCTACGGCCTCACGCTCTGCCTGACCTTCGCGATGAGCATGGGCGCGCGGCTGGTGCTGTTCCCCAAGTTCGACCCCGACCTGGTGCTGGACGTCGTGAAGAAGCGGCCGGCGACCTTCTTGCCGGCCGTGCCGCCGATCTACGAGCGGCTGGTGCAGGCCGCGGAGAAGCGGAAGGTCTCGCTCTCGGGCATCGACATCGCGATCTCCGGGGCGATGAGCCTCCCGCAGAGCATCGTCGACCTGTGGGAGTCGAAGACCGGCGGCTACCTCGTGGAGGGCTACGGCCTGTCCGAGTGCTCCCCCGTCCTGATGGCGAACCCGGTCGGCGCGACCCGCAAGGCGGGCACGGTCGGCCTCCCGCTGCCAGGCACCGAGCTGCGCGTGGCGGACCCGGAGGACCCGTCGGTCGACCGGGCGTTCGGCGAGGAGGGCGAGCTGCTCGCCCGCGGACCCCAGGTGTTCTCCGGCTACTGGCGCAACGCCGACGAGTCGGCCAAGGTGCTCACCGCCGACGGCTGGTTCCGCACCGGCGACATCGTCACGATGGACGAGGACGGCTTCGTCCGCATCGTGGACCGGATCAAGGAGCTCATCGTCACCGGCGGCTTCAACGTCTCACCGACCGAAGTGGAGGACGCGCTGCGCAGCTTCGAGGGCGTCGCGGACGTGGCCGTGGTCGGCCTCCCGCACCGCCGCGGCGGCGAGGACGTGGTCGCCGCGGTCGTGATGGAGCCGGGGGCGTCGTTCGACGAGGCGGCCATCCGCGCCTACGGCCGCGACTGCCTCACCGCGTACAAGGTGCCGAAGCACGTCGTGCAGGTGGACGAGCTGCCGCGCAGCATCGTCGGCAAGGTGATCCGCCGGAAGGTGCGCGACCAGCTCGTCGCGCAGCAGGAGGCGGCGGGGGCCTGA
- a CDS encoding PaaI family thioesterase — protein sequence MPTVSGLEYLQKMIAGELPPPPIANLMGMTLTEAETGRAVFVCEPDESHYNPIGTVHGGLVCTLLDSAIGCAVQSTLAQGQGYTSIEIKVNYLRPVFAGSGPLTCSATVTKPGNRVAFADGVVTDGSGKTVATATGSLLVFPIG from the coding sequence ATGCCGACGGTGAGCGGCCTGGAGTACCTGCAGAAGATGATCGCGGGGGAGCTGCCTCCTCCGCCCATCGCGAACCTGATGGGGATGACACTGACGGAGGCCGAGACCGGCCGCGCGGTGTTCGTCTGCGAGCCGGACGAGTCGCACTACAACCCGATCGGGACGGTGCACGGCGGCCTGGTCTGCACCCTGCTGGACTCGGCGATCGGCTGCGCGGTGCAGTCGACGCTCGCGCAGGGTCAGGGTTACACGTCGATCGAGATCAAGGTGAACTACCTCCGCCCGGTGTTCGCCGGCAGCGGCCCGCTCACCTGCAGCGCGACGGTGACCAAGCCGGGCAACCGGGTGGCCTTCGCGGACGGAGTGGTGACCGACGGGAGCGGGAAGACGGTCGCGACGGCGACGGGGTCGTTGCTTGTGTTCCCGATCGGGTGA
- a CDS encoding APC family permease: MTSTSSSATDEAGNKGLKGGALGLVSGVVVGVASTAPAYSLAASLGFIVVGGTLAAGVKAPGIVLLAFIPMYLIAVAYQELNKAEPDCGTTFTWAARAFGPITGWMGGWGIIIADVIVMSNLAQIAGQYSFTFVGGFGLPGVAALASNNFAVTIAGLVWIALMTWICYRGIEVSARLQYVLLGFEVVILIFFAAFALVKVYTGNAEPYSLIPQWSWFNPFTLDFGQTIAPALLTAIFIYWGWDTAVSINEETKNPEKTPGRAAIISTLLLLGTYAIVTVATVAFAGVGTKGIGLANPANSGDVFSAIGPTLFGSGPIGAILMTLLGFSILTSASASTQTTILPTARTTLSMAVYKAIPEKFARIHPKFLTPTWSTIGMGIVSAAFYLVFTAISVTLLTALIGSIGLMIAFYYGLTGFACVWYYRRTLFTSFRHAIMRGLFPLVGGLMLLAVFIYGVISFSAPDWLTDENGKNVTIFGIGAEAVVGIGGILIGVVLMIIWRIIRPDYFKGRTLPRQSDDIILEPVAVGDELPFGTAASRIPATVIAPDFSNLPEGQTPVNADTLEAVDEPADLPPADPDLPRKGSE; this comes from the coding sequence ATGACATCCACCAGCTCATCCGCGACCGACGAGGCCGGGAACAAGGGCCTCAAAGGGGGCGCGCTCGGCCTCGTGTCGGGCGTCGTCGTCGGTGTGGCCTCCACAGCGCCCGCCTACAGCCTCGCCGCGAGCCTCGGCTTCATCGTCGTCGGCGGCACGCTCGCCGCCGGCGTGAAGGCGCCCGGCATCGTGCTGCTCGCGTTCATCCCGATGTACCTGATCGCTGTCGCCTACCAGGAGCTCAACAAGGCCGAGCCGGACTGCGGCACGACCTTCACCTGGGCGGCGCGCGCGTTCGGGCCGATCACCGGCTGGATGGGCGGCTGGGGCATCATCATCGCCGACGTGATCGTGATGTCCAACCTGGCGCAGATCGCCGGGCAGTACTCCTTCACGTTCGTCGGCGGCTTCGGCCTGCCCGGCGTCGCTGCGCTCGCGAGCAACAACTTCGCCGTGACGATCGCCGGCCTGGTCTGGATCGCCCTGATGACCTGGATCTGCTACCGCGGCATCGAGGTATCGGCCCGGTTGCAGTACGTCCTGCTCGGCTTCGAGGTCGTCATCCTGATATTCTTCGCCGCGTTCGCCCTCGTGAAGGTGTACACCGGCAACGCCGAGCCGTACTCGCTGATCCCGCAGTGGTCCTGGTTCAACCCGTTCACCCTCGACTTCGGGCAGACCATCGCCCCGGCGCTGCTGACCGCGATCTTCATCTACTGGGGCTGGGACACGGCGGTCTCCATCAACGAGGAGACCAAGAACCCGGAGAAGACCCCGGGCCGCGCCGCCATCATCAGCACGCTCCTGCTGCTGGGCACCTACGCCATCGTGACCGTCGCCACCGTCGCCTTCGCGGGCGTCGGCACGAAGGGCATCGGGCTGGCGAACCCGGCGAACTCGGGCGACGTGTTCTCGGCGATCGGGCCGACGCTGTTCGGCAGCGGGCCGATCGGCGCGATCCTGATGACGCTGCTCGGCTTCTCCATCCTCACCTCGGCCTCCGCCTCCACGCAGACGACCATCCTGCCGACCGCGCGGACGACCCTGTCGATGGCGGTCTACAAGGCGATCCCCGAGAAGTTCGCGCGCATCCACCCGAAGTTCCTGACGCCCACCTGGTCGACGATCGGAATGGGGATCGTCTCCGCGGCCTTCTACCTGGTGTTCACCGCGATCAGCGTCACCCTGCTCACCGCCCTGATCGGGTCGATCGGCTTGATGATCGCGTTCTACTACGGCCTGACCGGCTTCGCGTGCGTCTGGTACTACCGCCGGACCCTGTTCACGAGCTTCCGGCACGCGATCATGCGCGGGCTGTTCCCGCTGGTCGGCGGGCTCATGCTGCTGGCGGTGTTCATCTACGGCGTGATCAGCTTCTCGGCGCCCGACTGGCTCACCGACGAAAACGGCAAGAACGTCACCATCTTCGGGATCGGCGCGGAGGCCGTCGTCGGAATCGGCGGCATCCTGATCGGCGTCGTGCTCATGATCATCTGGCGGATCATCCGGCCCGACTACTTCAAGGGCCGCACCCTCCCGCGGCAGAGCGACGACATCATCCTGGAGCCGGTCGCCGTGGGCGACGAGCTGCCGTTCGGCACGGCGGCCTCGCGCATCCCGGCCACGGTGATCGCGCCCGACTTCTCCAACCTCCCCGAGGGGCAGACCCCGGTCAATGCGGATACGCTCGAAGCGGTCGACGAGCCGGCGGACCTGCCGCCGGCCGATCCCGACCTCCCGCGGAAGGGGAGTGAGTGA
- a CDS encoding oxygenase MpaB family protein gives MTGAGVDRLLGPVRSRLIETLSGRSDRIPSWVLRLEEGEDEGYFPAGGAAWTVHGGMPTLVAGVRALLLQALHPGALAGVREHSRYREDPLGRLAGTIQWIHTVTFGSRGHAVAGSDMVRTLHERVHGTFVDGYGVTRPYTANDPDLAEWVHLAFTDAFLTAHERWGSPIPGGADGYVGEWATAAELMGVADPPRTAAELRARIDAVTDAGELRGGPEVEEIVRFIRRAPLRRTLRPSYRVLFRAAVSTLEPRHRAMLGLPVADRLPIHGATAVVLSGAQVLLGPQTQAELAARRRLARLAAATGG, from the coding sequence ATGACCGGCGCCGGCGTCGACCGCCTCCTCGGCCCGGTGCGCTCGCGCCTGATCGAGACGCTGTCCGGGCGCTCCGACCGCATCCCGAGCTGGGTGCTGCGGCTCGAGGAGGGCGAGGACGAGGGCTACTTCCCGGCCGGCGGCGCGGCGTGGACGGTGCACGGCGGGATGCCGACGCTCGTCGCGGGGGTGCGCGCCCTCCTGCTGCAGGCACTGCACCCGGGAGCCCTGGCGGGCGTCCGCGAGCACTCCCGCTACCGCGAGGACCCGCTGGGCCGGCTGGCGGGCACGATCCAGTGGATCCACACGGTCACGTTCGGCAGCCGCGGGCATGCCGTCGCCGGCTCGGACATGGTGAGGACGCTGCACGAGCGTGTGCACGGCACCTTCGTCGACGGCTACGGCGTCACCCGGCCGTACACGGCGAACGATCCCGACCTCGCCGAGTGGGTGCACCTGGCGTTCACGGACGCGTTCCTCACCGCCCACGAGCGCTGGGGGTCGCCCATCCCGGGCGGCGCGGACGGCTACGTGGGGGAGTGGGCGACCGCGGCGGAGCTGATGGGCGTCGCCGATCCGCCGCGCACCGCTGCTGAGCTGCGCGCCAGGATCGACGCGGTCACCGATGCGGGGGAGCTGCGCGGCGGCCCGGAGGTGGAGGAGATCGTGCGCTTCATCCGGCGGGCGCCGCTGCGCCGGACGCTGCGGCCGTCGTACCGGGTGCTGTTCCGCGCGGCGGTGTCGACGCTCGAGCCGCGGCACCGCGCCATGCTCGGGCTCCCTGTGGCAGACCGGCTGCCGATCCATGGCGCGACGGCCGTCGTGCTGAGCGGGGCGCAGGTGCTGCTCGGGCCGCAGACGCAGGCGGAATTGGCGGCGCGCCGGCGGCTGGCACGGCTGGCGGCGGCGACGGGAGGCTGA
- a CDS encoding YbaK/EbsC family protein: protein MGVFTLGGLTTAPASSRTDLLAPATLATLTALGWLDEVGVVEIDPDVSDTAATQEEFGLTADTLANCVVVGGKREGVERIAACVVLATTRADVNNTVKRLLDVRKASFLPMERAVELTGMEYGGITPIGLPPEWPLLVDARVVADGVVVIIGSGVRRSKILLPGRLLGGLPSAQVIDGLGMPVSSESGAPR, encoded by the coding sequence ATGGGCGTCTTCACTCTCGGCGGGCTGACCACGGCCCCCGCCTCCTCCCGCACGGACCTGCTGGCCCCGGCCACCCTCGCGACTCTGACCGCCCTCGGCTGGCTGGACGAGGTCGGCGTGGTCGAGATCGACCCGGACGTCTCCGACACCGCGGCCACTCAGGAGGAGTTCGGCCTGACCGCCGACACGCTCGCCAACTGCGTCGTCGTCGGCGGCAAGCGCGAGGGCGTCGAGCGGATCGCCGCGTGCGTCGTGCTCGCCACCACGCGCGCCGACGTCAACAACACGGTCAAGCGGCTGCTGGACGTCCGCAAGGCGTCCTTCCTGCCGATGGAGCGCGCCGTCGAGCTGACCGGGATGGAGTACGGCGGGATCACGCCGATCGGGCTGCCGCCGGAGTGGCCGCTGCTGGTCGACGCGCGCGTCGTGGCCGACGGCGTCGTCGTCATCATCGGCTCGGGCGTGCGGCGTTCCAAGATCCTGCTGCCGGGCCGGCTGCTCGGCGGGCTGCCGTCCGCGCAGGTCATCGACGGCCTCGGGATGCCTGTGTCATCCGAGTCCGGCGCGCCACGATGA
- a CDS encoding GNAT family N-acetyltransferase yields the protein MTGAATTLIEQVTETSAAATAAALAPVLIDTVESGASVGWIEPPTPDEAILWWSALFADPDATTWIARDGDRALGTITLVRAAKRNGPHRAEVIKLMVHREARGRGIAPALLAALEQHAAATGLTLLVLDTETGSLAESLYARWGWQTVGGIPGYAVSPSGALGGTTIMYKRLTLRDS from the coding sequence GTGACCGGTGCCGCCACGACGCTGATCGAGCAGGTCACGGAGACGAGCGCCGCAGCCACGGCTGCGGCGCTCGCTCCCGTCCTGATCGACACCGTGGAGTCGGGCGCGAGCGTCGGCTGGATCGAGCCGCCCACCCCGGACGAGGCGATCCTGTGGTGGAGCGCCCTCTTCGCCGACCCGGACGCCACGACCTGGATCGCCAGGGACGGCGACCGCGCGCTCGGCACCATCACCCTGGTGCGCGCGGCCAAGCGCAACGGGCCGCACCGCGCCGAGGTGATCAAGCTCATGGTCCACCGGGAGGCCAGGGGCCGCGGCATCGCGCCGGCCCTTCTCGCGGCGCTGGAGCAGCACGCGGCCGCGACCGGGCTCACCCTGCTCGTCCTCGACACCGAGACCGGCAGCCTCGCCGAGTCGCTCTACGCCCGCTGGGGCTGGCAGACCGTGGGCGGCATCCCCGGCTACGCCGTCTCACCCTCCGGCGCCCTCGGCGGCACCACCATCATGTACAAGCGCCTCACCCTTCGCGATTCGTGA
- the gatB gene encoding Asp-tRNA(Asn)/Glu-tRNA(Gln) amidotransferase subunit GatB, which translates to MAKADLMDYDKALELFEPVLGFEVHVELNTATKMFCGCANEFGSGANTNTCPTCLGLPGGLPQVNEKAIESSIRLGLALGCDIAESSRFARKNYFYPDLAKDFQTSQYDEPIAHDGVVSIELENGRELRIEIERAHMEEDAGKLTHVGGATGRIQGADYSLVDFNRGGVPLVEIVTKMIEGAEGDAPEVGRTYVRAIRDLVKALGVSNARMEEGNVRCDANVSLRRRGSSELGTRTETKNVNSLRSIERAVRYEIQRQAAILDAGGTITQETRHWHEDTGTTSAGRPKSDADDYRYFPEPDLVPVAPSREWVEELRGTLPEAPAARRKRLTAEWGFTALEFQDVDNAELLDELEATIAAGATPAAARKWWTGEIARLANAQGVPAGTLVSPQHVAELAALVDAGTLTDRLARQVLEGVIAGEGAPQQVVDARGLAVVSDDGALIAAIDEALAAQPDVLEKIRDGKVQAAGAVIGAVMKAMRGQADAARVRELVLERASQ; encoded by the coding sequence ATGGCCAAAGCTGACCTGATGGATTACGACAAGGCCCTCGAGCTCTTCGAGCCGGTGCTCGGCTTCGAGGTGCACGTCGAGCTGAACACCGCGACCAAGATGTTCTGCGGCTGCGCCAACGAGTTCGGCTCCGGCGCCAACACGAACACCTGCCCGACCTGCCTCGGCCTTCCCGGCGGCCTCCCGCAGGTCAACGAGAAGGCGATCGAGTCGAGCATCCGCCTCGGCCTCGCGCTCGGCTGCGACATCGCCGAGTCCAGCCGGTTCGCACGGAAGAACTACTTCTACCCGGACCTCGCGAAGGACTTCCAGACCTCCCAGTACGACGAGCCGATCGCGCACGACGGCGTCGTCAGCATCGAGCTGGAGAACGGCCGCGAGCTGCGCATCGAGATCGAGCGCGCGCACATGGAGGAGGACGCGGGCAAGCTGACCCACGTCGGCGGCGCCACCGGCCGCATCCAGGGCGCCGACTACTCGCTGGTCGACTTCAACCGCGGCGGCGTGCCGCTGGTCGAGATCGTCACCAAGATGATCGAGGGAGCGGAGGGCGACGCGCCGGAGGTCGGTCGCACCTACGTGCGGGCGATCCGCGACCTGGTCAAGGCGCTCGGCGTCTCGAACGCGCGGATGGAGGAGGGCAACGTCCGCTGCGACGCGAACGTCTCGCTCCGCCGCCGCGGCTCGTCCGAGCTCGGCACGCGCACCGAGACGAAGAACGTCAACTCGCTGCGCTCCATCGAGCGCGCCGTGCGCTACGAGATCCAGCGCCAGGCCGCGATCCTCGACGCCGGCGGCACCATCACGCAGGAGACCCGGCACTGGCACGAGGACACCGGCACCACCTCCGCCGGCCGCCCGAAGTCGGACGCCGACGACTACCGCTACTTCCCGGAGCCCGACCTCGTCCCCGTCGCGCCCAGCCGCGAGTGGGTCGAGGAGCTGCGCGGCACCCTGCCGGAGGCGCCGGCCGCCCGCCGCAAGCGCCTGACGGCGGAGTGGGGCTTCACCGCTCTGGAGTTCCAGGACGTCGACAACGCCGAGCTGCTGGACGAGCTGGAGGCGACCATCGCCGCCGGCGCCACCCCCGCCGCCGCCCGCAAGTGGTGGACGGGTGAGATCGCGCGCCTCGCGAACGCGCAGGGCGTCCCGGCCGGCACCCTGGTCAGCCCGCAGCACGTCGCCGAGCTCGCCGCTCTGGTCGACGCGGGCACCCTCACCGACCGCCTGGCCCGCCAGGTGCTGGAGGGCGTCATCGCCGGCGAGGGCGCGCCGCAGCAGGTCGTGGACGCCCGCGGGCTCGCTGTGGTCTCCGACGACGGCGCGCTGATCGCGGCCATCGACGAGGCGCTGGCGGCGCAGCCGGACGTGCTGGAGAAGATCCGCGACGGCAAGGTGCAGGCCGCCGGCGCGGTCATCGGCGCCGTCATGAAGGCGATGAGGGGCCAGGCGGACGCGGCACGCGTGCGGGAGCTGGTGCTGGAGCGCGCCTCGCAGTGA
- the gatA gene encoding Asp-tRNA(Asn)/Glu-tRNA(Gln) amidotransferase subunit GatA, with the protein MTDLTRLSAAALADLLAAREVSSVEATRAHLDRIESVDADVHAFLHVAGENAVRTAAEIDGRRAAGDPLGPLAGVPVAIKDVLATHDMPSTSGSRILEGWIPPYDATVVRKLRDADLVPLGKTNMDEFAMGSSTEHSAYGPTRNPWDLERIPGGSGGGSAAAVAAFEAPFALGSDTGGSIRQPAAVTGSVGVKPTYGGVSRYGAIALASSLDQVGPVSRSVLDAGLLHDVIAGHDPFDSTSLTDSWPSMAEAARAGLREGALKGVRVGVVRELNGEGFQAGVKQRFVEALALLEGAGAEIVEVDAPSFEYAVAAYYLILPAEASSNLARFDSVRFGLRVNPEDGPVTVERVMAATRDAGFGTEVKRRIILGTYALSAGYYDAYYGSAQKVRTLIQRDFSAAFEKVDVLVSPSAPTTAFKFGEKLADPMAMYLNDITTIPANLAGVPGMGLPIGLAPEDGLPVGMQLMTPARADARLYTIGAALERLLEEQWGGSLLSQAPDLSATEMFASEEGAV; encoded by the coding sequence ATGACGGACCTGACCAGGCTCTCCGCCGCCGCCCTCGCCGACCTCCTCGCCGCGCGCGAGGTGTCCTCGGTGGAAGCCACCCGCGCCCACCTCGACCGCATCGAGTCGGTCGACGCCGACGTGCACGCGTTCCTGCACGTCGCGGGCGAGAACGCCGTTCGCACCGCCGCCGAGATCGACGGCCGCCGGGCTGCGGGCGACCCGCTCGGCCCGCTCGCCGGCGTCCCGGTCGCGATCAAGGACGTGCTCGCCACCCACGACATGCCGTCGACCTCCGGCTCGCGCATCCTCGAGGGCTGGATCCCGCCGTACGACGCCACGGTCGTCCGCAAGCTGCGCGACGCCGATCTGGTGCCGCTCGGCAAGACCAACATGGACGAGTTCGCGATGGGGTCCTCCACCGAGCACTCGGCCTACGGCCCCACCCGCAACCCGTGGGACCTGGAGCGCATCCCCGGCGGCTCCGGCGGCGGCTCGGCCGCGGCCGTCGCCGCGTTCGAGGCGCCGTTCGCGCTCGGCTCCGACACCGGCGGCTCGATCCGTCAGCCGGCCGCCGTCACCGGCTCGGTTGGCGTCAAGCCGACCTACGGCGGGGTGAGCCGCTACGGTGCGATCGCGCTGGCGAGCTCGCTCGACCAGGTCGGCCCGGTCTCCCGCAGCGTGCTCGACGCGGGCCTGCTGCACGACGTGATCGCCGGGCACGACCCGTTCGACTCCACCTCGCTGACCGACAGCTGGCCGTCGATGGCGGAGGCCGCGCGTGCCGGCCTGCGCGAGGGCGCCCTGAAGGGCGTGCGCGTCGGCGTCGTCCGCGAGCTGAACGGCGAAGGCTTCCAGGCGGGCGTCAAGCAGCGCTTCGTGGAGGCGCTGGCCCTGCTCGAGGGCGCTGGCGCCGAGATCGTGGAGGTCGACGCCCCGAGCTTCGAGTACGCGGTCGCCGCCTACTACCTGATCCTCCCGGCCGAGGCGTCCAGCAACCTGGCCCGCTTCGACTCCGTGCGCTTCGGCCTCCGGGTGAACCCGGAGGACGGCCCCGTCACCGTCGAGCGCGTGATGGCCGCGACCCGCGACGCAGGCTTCGGCACCGAGGTCAAGCGCCGCATCATCCTCGGCACCTATGCGCTGAGCGCCGGCTACTACGACGCCTACTACGGCTCGGCCCAGAAGGTCCGCACGCTCATCCAGCGCGACTTCTCCGCCGCGTTCGAGAAGGTGGATGTGCTGGTCAGCCCGAGCGCGCCGACCACGGCGTTCAAGTTCGGCGAGAAGCTGGCCGACCCGATGGCGATGTACCTCAACGACATCACCACCATCCCCGCGAACCTCGCGGGCGTGCCCGGCATGGGCCTCCCGATCGGCCTCGCGCCGGAGGACGGCCTCCCTGTCGGCATGCAGCTGATGACGCCGGCGCGCGCCGACGCCCGGCTGTACACCATCGGCGCCGCCCTGGAGCGGCTGCTGGAGGAGCAGTGGGGCGGCAGCCTGCTGAGCCAGGCGCCGGATCTGTCGGCCACCGAGATGTTCGCGAGCGAGGAGGGAGCGGTCTGA
- the gatC gene encoding Asp-tRNA(Asn)/Glu-tRNA(Gln) amidotransferase subunit GatC — protein MSEISAEQVAHLANLARIDLSPEEIESLTSELGQIVEAVAKVQEVAGPDVPATSHPLPLTNVFRSDEVRPSLTVEQALSGAPEREGDRFKVATILDEE, from the coding sequence ATGTCCGAAATCAGCGCAGAACAGGTCGCGCACCTGGCGAACCTCGCCAGGATCGACCTCAGCCCGGAAGAGATCGAGAGCCTCACCAGCGAGCTCGGCCAGATCGTCGAGGCGGTCGCGAAGGTGCAGGAGGTCGCCGGGCCCGACGTCCCCGCGACCAGCCACCCGCTCCCGCTCACCAACGTGTTCCGGTCCGACGAGGTCCGCCCGTCGCTGACCGTCGAGCAGGCGCTCTCCGGCGCCCCCGAGCGCGAGGGCGACCGTTTCAAGGTCGCCACCATCCTGGACGAGGAGTAA